Part of the Candidatus Moraniibacteriota bacterium genome is shown below.
ACGGCTTCTCACCAAGGACACTCATCGAGTTCAAAGGGCTTCGTGGAGACACATCGGACAATATTCCCGGTGTGCGAGGTATCGGAGAAAAAGGCGCGACGGAGCTTTTGAAAAAGTATGGAACACTTGATGTGATTTATGAACACCTCGACGAGATCTCGCCTTCCGTGCGAGCCAAGCTTGAATCAGGTCGCGAGTCAGCATTTCTCTCTCGTGAGTTGGGAACCATTGATACGAATGCGCCGGTCACACTTGATCTCGAGGCGTGTCGGGTGCGGGATTTTGATCGAAAGGTGGTCGAAACATTTTTCCGGGAATTGGGATTTTTCAGTCTTGTCAAAAAAATTCCTGGAAACGGAACGGGTTCTTCGGAAGAGGATGTTGATACAAAAAACGCTTTTGGAAAAATTCTCACAAAACAAAAAGAACGTGAGCTCTTCTTTGAGCAATGCGCTTCGGCAGACCGAATTACGTTCCTGATTCTTCCTGAGAAAGGGACTCTTTTTCAGACATCTGCCTTTGCGTGTGATATTACTTTTGCAAAGAAAGGCGAGCGAGGAAGCGCGCGCGTCGTCTTCGACGCGGAGAGCCGGAAATTTTTCAAAGGATTTTTTGAAAGCGTCATTCCAAAGACGACGTATGATGCGAAAGCGGCGATGAAAATTTTGGAGACGGTCGGCATCGAACTTCGGAATGTTGATTTCGACTGTCTCCTTGCAGGATATCTCTTGAACGCCGGCGGAACAGTGTCTCTCTCGGCACTTGCGATTGAGTATGCCGGAGATGCTGGATCAACGGAGAATGAAGGCTCGTCTGCGCTTGTTCAGACTCTCCGAGAGAAGCTCCTGGAAAAACTCCAAGAAATAGCGAGAGAGCAAAAGAAGGGGAAAACAATTCTCGATATTTTTTCGCAGGTCGAAATGCCACTTATTGTGATTCTCCGCAAGATGGAACGCGCCGGAATTCAATTGAACGGTTCTATTCTCACGACACTCTCGAAAGAGATGGAAAAGGAAGTTGGGAATATTCAGAAAGAGATCTTCACGCTTGCTGGACGGGAATTCAATGTAGGATCACCCAAGCAACTCTCGGAGATGCTTTTCGTTGAGCTCAAAATCCCGACAACAAATCTCAAGCGAACCAAGACGAATATTTCGACGGCTTCGTCCGAACTTGAGAAACTCAAAGACGAGTATCCGATTGTGGCGCTTGTTGAACAATATCGCGAGCGGACCAAATTGAAGAATACTTATCTCGATGTCTTGCCACGACTTGTTGATTCCGAAAGTCGTTTGCATACAACATTCGGACAAGCGACTGCAGCAACAGGTCGGCTTTCATCGACGGAACCAAATCTTCAGAATATTCCGATTCGGAGTGAATGGGGGCAGCGGATTCGGAGTGCCTTTGTCGCTTCTTCAGGAAGGCTGCTTGTCGGCGCGGACTATTCGCAGATTGAGCTTCGCGTTGCAGCGCACCTCTCAAATGATGCGGAAATGTGCGCGGCATTTCGGCGTGGCGAAGATATTCATCGGCGCACAGCGTCACTGGTCTATGGGGTGTCGCCCGAAAGTGTGACGGACGATATGCGACGCAAGGCAAAGGCTTTCAATTTCGGCATTATCTATGGCATGGGAGCATATGGGCTTTCGCAGTCGGCAGGGATGACACGGGAAGAAGCGGGAAAATTTATCGAGGAATATCTCGAACACTTTTCTGGCATTCGTGCTTTTATGGAATCGATGAAGAAATTTGCGATGAAGAAAGGATATGTTGAGACCGAGCTCGGGCGACGGCGATTCTTGCCAGAAATGGCGAGTGATAATAGGCAGATTGTTGCTTCGGCGGAGCGCATGGCGATTAACATGCCTGTGCAAGGACTCGAGGCAGACATTGTGAAGCTTGCCATGATTGCGGTTGATAAATTTATTCAAGAGCGATTCAGGGGGAAGTCGACACTTCTTCTCCAGATTCACGACGAACTCATTTTCGAAGTCGAAGAATCTGTTGCACCGGTGTTTGCACACGAAGTGAAAGAAGTGATGGAGTCTGTCTACGCACTGAGCGTTCCGCTTATTGCTGACGTGTCGGTGGGAAAAAACTGGGGAGAGATATAGTGTTAGGAAAAATTGAGAACGAAGTGTTTCTTGTATGAAGATTTTTGTGGAAGCAAAGACGAATGTGAAAAAAGAATACATCGAGCAATTCGAGGATACACATTTTCGTGTCGGTGTGAAAGTAGTGCCGGAGAAGGGAAAGGCGAATGAGAGAATCATAAAAATGCTTGCGGAGTCTTTTGATGTTGCGCCGTCGAGAATTATTCTTTGCTCAGGGAGTTCTTCAAAGAGAAAGGTTTTTGAAATTTCATAGAGACATAAATTTTACGTCTCTATGGATGAAAATTTACCCTATGCACTTCCCCGTGCACTCTCAGTTTTTTCTCCTCCTGTTTTGTGATAAAGTGGGAAAAGGTAATTTCTTTTGAATAACTTCCTATGTCTACAGGAAAAAAAGTCGGCATATTTCTTTCAGTTGTTGTGATTGTGCTTGGTGTTGCGTATCTCTTTAAATTTTGGCCGTTTACTGCGCGAGAGCCTCGGCAGGCGATTGAGATTGATAATGAAACGGGGAAGTCTATGGCGCCGGAGCCGATGAAAAATACCGGACCGGTGAGTCCGATTACCGGTGTTGCTTGCGAACACTGGGATCGTCGACCAGTTGCGGTGATGCAGCCAGCAGATGTATCGGCACGCCCTGCGGCAGGATTTTCTGCGGCAGACATGGTGTTTGAAATGCCTGTTTTCACAGGAGCAAATACACGGCTTATGGGGGTGTACCTTTGCGATATTCCGGATGATATCGGCTCTATGCGAAGTGCTCGGCATGACTATTTGCCCCTTGCGAAAAGCCTTGATGCAATTTTTGTTCACTGGGGATATTCCAAGTTTGCAGAGACGCTTCTTTCCCAGAAGGTGATAGACAATATTAATTGTCTTACGACATCATTTTGTCCGCGCTGGCCACAGACGGGTATTATGAAATATGAAGACACGGGGCATATCACCAGAAGCGCTATTGAGCAGGCAATTGAAAAATATGGCTATCGAACGACAGGAACATTTTCAGGCTATCTGCATCAAGAAGATGCTCCTCTTGACAGTCGTCCGACAGGCGGGCATCTGCGCCTCGCCTTTCCCAATCCATACGACGTTTCCTACGACTATGATCGTTCGACAAACACATACCTTCGCACGTGGGATAAATCACCAGATACGGACAAGAATAATGGCACGCGTATCGCTCCCAAAAACATCGCGGTCTTGATTGCTGAGTCCGAGCAAATCAAACTCGCGACCGATTATAGCGCACGCGGCGTTCAGAATCCGTGGGATTTGGTTCC
Proteins encoded:
- the polA gene encoding DNA polymerase I encodes the protein MRYAFGMKETTPTLVILDGNALIHRAYHALPPLTSKSGELVNSVYGVALTLLSVLEKFHPEYIAASFDLAGPTFRHEKFADYKATRVKAPDELYAQIPRVKELMRAFNIPIYEKEGFEADDCVGTLAQQATQQDVALRTIIVTGDNDALQLVSDCVNVFALRKGVKDTVLYDEAGVVAKYGFSPRTLIEFKGLRGDTSDNIPGVRGIGEKGATELLKKYGTLDVIYEHLDEISPSVRAKLESGRESAFLSRELGTIDTNAPVTLDLEACRVRDFDRKVVETFFRELGFFSLVKKIPGNGTGSSEEDVDTKNAFGKILTKQKERELFFEQCASADRITFLILPEKGTLFQTSAFACDITFAKKGERGSARVVFDAESRKFFKGFFESVIPKTTYDAKAAMKILETVGIELRNVDFDCLLAGYLLNAGGTVSLSALAIEYAGDAGSTENEGSSALVQTLREKLLEKLQEIAREQKKGKTILDIFSQVEMPLIVILRKMERAGIQLNGSILTTLSKEMEKEVGNIQKEIFTLAGREFNVGSPKQLSEMLFVELKIPTTNLKRTKTNISTASSELEKLKDEYPIVALVEQYRERTKLKNTYLDVLPRLVDSESRLHTTFGQATAATGRLSSTEPNLQNIPIRSEWGQRIRSAFVASSGRLLVGADYSQIELRVAAHLSNDAEMCAAFRRGEDIHRRTASLVYGVSPESVTDDMRRKAKAFNFGIIYGMGAYGLSQSAGMTREEAGKFIEEYLEHFSGIRAFMESMKKFAMKKGYVETELGRRRFLPEMASDNRQIVASAERMAINMPVQGLEADIVKLAMIAVDKFIQERFRGKSTLLLQIHDELIFEVEESVAPVFAHEVKEVMESVYALSVPLIADVSVGKNWGEI
- a CDS encoding DUF167 domain-containing protein — protein: MKIFVEAKTNVKKEYIEQFEDTHFRVGVKVVPEKGKANERIIKMLAESFDVAPSRIILCSGSSSKRKVFEIS
- a CDS encoding DUF3048 domain-containing protein, whose translation is MSTGKKVGIFLSVVVIVLGVAYLFKFWPFTAREPRQAIEIDNETGKSMAPEPMKNTGPVSPITGVACEHWDRRPVAVMQPADVSARPAAGFSAADMVFEMPVFTGANTRLMGVYLCDIPDDIGSMRSARHDYLPLAKSLDAIFVHWGYSKFAETLLSQKVIDNINCLTTSFCPRWPQTGIMKYEDTGHITRSAIEQAIEKYGYRTTGTFSGYLHQEDAPLDSRPTGGHLRLAFPNPYDVSYDYDRSTNTYLRTWDKSPDTDKNNGTRIAPKNIAVLIAESEQIKLATDYSARGVQNPWDLVPKDEQAGLDYGGVGRYNNINMGDPWFDTKDSGDAFYYFNGKEYKGTWKKDKKSLESKLTFLDESGKEILFVPGQIWVDVMEPGQGIKWEPGV